Proteins encoded in a region of the Nitrospira sp. genome:
- a CDS encoding alpha/beta hydrolase, translating to MLTKRRHRFRPLRKLLHVTIGLLLFALIGVGYQIVGMVQDRKQYPPPGQLIDVGGYKLHLYCTGEGSPTVILDAMGPGWSVYWAEVQPEIAKITRVCSYDRAGFGWSDTGRLPRIGRRMADELHQLLTNGGISGPYVLVGHSLGGFVARLYRQAHPNDVVGMVLVDAGHERQFDQVEFMRFVSPGKSMFPIIRAVTALGLTRLLISQDLAPSFFAAQEAGVPADIRPLLRAGWTQSRYFKTMTYEGAALEGTAGQTGMAGSLGNLPLTVITATGPTWWPDMPSNVDPKHFRKMWLKFQSDLTKLSTNSRQIFADRSSHFINFDQPELISEAIRQMIASQTPSQIQKESIPTPLR from the coding sequence ATGCTCACTAAACGTCGGCACCGCTTCCGCCCCCTGCGGAAGCTGCTTCACGTTACAATCGGCTTACTGCTGTTCGCGCTGATCGGCGTGGGATATCAGATTGTCGGCATGGTGCAGGACCGGAAGCAGTACCCACCGCCCGGACAGCTTATCGACGTCGGCGGATATAAACTTCACCTCTACTGCACCGGCGAAGGCAGCCCGACCGTGATCTTGGATGCCATGGGTCCTGGTTGGTCGGTCTATTGGGCAGAGGTCCAGCCGGAGATCGCGAAAATCACACGGGTCTGCTCCTATGACCGGGCAGGATTCGGCTGGAGCGATACTGGCCGTCTGCCACGCATCGGCAGACGGATGGCCGATGAGCTTCACCAGTTGCTGACGAACGGCGGCATCTCCGGCCCCTATGTGCTCGTCGGCCATTCACTCGGCGGGTTCGTCGCTCGGCTATATCGCCAGGCCCACCCAAACGATGTCGTCGGGATGGTGCTGGTGGATGCGGGGCATGAACGGCAATTCGACCAAGTCGAGTTCATGCGATTCGTCTCACCCGGAAAATCCATGTTCCCGATCATCCGCGCGGTGACGGCCCTAGGCCTGACCCGGCTGTTGATCTCGCAGGATCTTGCGCCGTCGTTCTTTGCCGCCCAGGAAGCCGGTGTGCCTGCCGACATCCGCCCGCTCCTCCGCGCCGGATGGACGCAGTCGCGCTACTTCAAGACGATGACATACGAAGGTGCGGCACTGGAGGGGACCGCTGGGCAAACCGGGATGGCCGGTTCGCTCGGGAACCTGCCCTTGACCGTCATCACCGCGACCGGACCAACCTGGTGGCCCGACATGCCATCAAACGTCGACCCCAAACACTTTCGAAAGATGTGGCTCAAATTCCAATCCGATCTCACCAAACTCTCCACCAACAGCCGCCAAATCTTCGCCGACCGCAGCAGCCACTTCATCAACTTCGACCAGCCTGAACTCATCAGTGAGGCCATTCGGCAGATGATCGCCTCTCAGACACCCTCTCAAATCCAGAAGGAATCCATCCCAACGCCCTTACGTTGA
- the rsmH gene encoding 16S rRNA (cytosine(1402)-N(4))-methyltransferase RsmH, with product MNLLLTRSSTGVYSAHKWGKVDTSGESEISKRSRHAPVFPDEVTAWLVTDRTKTFFDGTVGYGGHSERLLEKAGDDAVLIGVDRDEEALAYSRSRLAGFAGRAQLLKGDFVDMKQLLRTVGVPAVDGVLFDLGVSSPQLDDPNRGFSFHGDGPLDMRMDQSAGTTAGELVNSLPESELADLIFQYGEERFSRRIARAIVRARERNALASTQELTTVIKESVPAAYRHGRIHCATRTFQALRIAVNRELDVLEPAIRDAVDMLRPGGRIAVISFHSLEDRIVKHTFRALAERPHPQVAVLTKRPQVPSEAECRANPRARSAKLRVAERLSKEYAQ from the coding sequence ATGAATTTGCTATTGACAAGGAGTTCAACGGGAGTATACTCGGCCCACAAGTGGGGGAAAGTGGATACAAGTGGTGAGTCTGAAATATCGAAAAGATCAAGGCATGCTCCTGTTTTTCCTGATGAAGTAACGGCTTGGCTCGTTACGGACCGTACGAAGACTTTTTTTGACGGTACGGTGGGATATGGTGGGCATAGTGAGCGGCTTCTTGAAAAGGCTGGAGATGATGCCGTTCTCATCGGAGTCGATCGAGATGAAGAGGCGCTCGCGTATTCCCGATCTCGACTTGCCGGGTTTGCTGGTCGTGCGCAGTTACTCAAGGGGGATTTTGTTGACATGAAGCAGTTGCTGCGAACTGTCGGCGTCCCAGCAGTTGACGGAGTTCTTTTCGATCTCGGAGTTTCTTCGCCTCAGCTCGACGATCCGAATCGAGGGTTCAGCTTTCATGGAGACGGGCCCCTCGATATGCGCATGGATCAATCGGCGGGTACGACGGCTGGAGAGTTAGTAAACTCGTTGCCCGAGTCTGAATTGGCGGATCTCATTTTTCAGTATGGCGAGGAGCGATTCTCCCGGCGTATTGCGCGTGCGATTGTTCGCGCTCGTGAACGGAACGCGCTGGCGTCGACGCAAGAGCTGACGACAGTCATTAAGGAATCCGTTCCTGCTGCGTATCGGCACGGGCGCATCCACTGTGCGACGAGAACGTTTCAAGCGCTTCGTATCGCGGTCAATCGCGAGCTGGATGTGCTTGAGCCGGCCATCCGCGATGCGGTCGATATGTTGAGGCCCGGCGGCCGTATCGCCGTCATCTCGTTTCATTCGCTAGAAGATCGGATCGTGAAGCATACGTTTCGTGCCTTGGCGGAGCGGCCTCACCCGCAAGTGGCGGTGTTAACAAAGAGGCCGCAAGTTCCTTCCGAAGCGGAATGCCGGGCGAATCCGCGCGCGCGAAGCGCCAAGTTGCGGGTCGCTGAGCGCCTGTCAAAGGAGTATGCCCAATGA
- a CDS encoding YajQ family cyclic di-GMP-binding protein, with protein sequence MADQFSFDVVSEVNMQELRNVVDQATKEVKQRFDFKDSKTEITLKEKEKELVILSDDEYKLNAVIDIIKTKCTKRGVSLKAFDYGAIEPALSGTVRQTAKIQSGIATEKAKEITKAVKESKLKVQVQIQGEQVRVLSKSKDDLQATMTFLKGKDFGIDLQFTNYR encoded by the coding sequence GTGGCGGATCAATTTTCGTTCGATGTAGTCTCTGAAGTGAATATGCAGGAGTTGCGGAACGTGGTCGATCAGGCGACGAAGGAAGTGAAGCAGCGGTTCGACTTCAAGGATTCCAAGACGGAGATCACGCTGAAGGAGAAAGAGAAGGAACTTGTTATTCTGTCGGATGACGAATACAAGCTGAATGCGGTGATCGACATTATCAAGACGAAGTGCACGAAGCGCGGCGTGTCGCTGAAGGCATTCGATTACGGCGCCATCGAGCCGGCGCTCAGCGGGACGGTGCGGCAGACGGCCAAGATCCAAAGCGGGATCGCGACCGAGAAGGCGAAGGAAATTACGAAGGCGGTCAAGGAGTCGAAGTTGAAAGTGCAGGTCCAGATTCAAGGCGAGCAGGTGCGGGTGCTCAGCAAGAGCAAGGACGATTTGCAGGCGACGATGACATTTTTGAAAGGCAAGGACTTTGGGATCGATCTGCAGTTTACGAATTATCGATAA
- a CDS encoding glutathione S-transferase family protein, whose protein sequence is MLTLIQFPWSPFAITVRRMLERNGIPFHLRNIPFHDRAAIITATKGRGHSVPCIVDGKRALCDTTDFGQEVARHVDRRFTLNLFPKEFDGLQLILSRYIEQELEMVGFKVNDTYVIPKRPLVERTMLIRHKERKFGKGCVREWTAQRRPLCAQFADLLEPIDNVLATSPFLLADRPLFVDYNLYGVLENYLFNGKTKLPAMKHLRRWHRAMTHAH, encoded by the coding sequence ATGCTCACTCTGATTCAGTTTCCCTGGTCGCCGTTCGCCATCACGGTGCGACGGATGCTCGAACGGAATGGGATTCCGTTTCACTTGCGCAACATTCCCTTTCACGATCGCGCCGCCATCATTACCGCCACGAAAGGGCGCGGGCACAGCGTGCCTTGCATTGTCGATGGGAAGCGGGCCCTCTGCGATACCACCGATTTCGGGCAAGAGGTCGCGCGGCATGTCGATCGGCGCTTCACGCTCAACCTCTTTCCGAAGGAGTTCGACGGCCTGCAGCTCATTCTCTCGCGCTACATCGAGCAGGAGTTGGAGATGGTGGGGTTCAAGGTGAACGATACCTACGTGATCCCGAAGCGCCCGCTGGTCGAACGCACGATGCTCATCCGCCACAAGGAGCGGAAGTTCGGAAAGGGCTGCGTCCGGGAATGGACCGCTCAGCGCCGGCCTCTGTGCGCGCAGTTTGCCGATCTATTGGAGCCGATCGACAACGTGTTGGCGACCTCGCCGTTTCTCCTGGCTGACCGGCCGCTCTTCGTCGATTACAATCTCTACGGAGTGCTCGAAAACTATCTCTTCAACGGCAAAACCAAGCTCCCCGCCATGAAACACCTCCGCCGCTGGCACCGCGCTATGACACATGCTCACTAA
- the ftsL gene encoding cell division protein FtsL codes for MKMLAVTAGLCLVFVFVWERVDMVRLGYQVERLKHEKVVLERERDELKVKFSALSSPDRIAKVATEKFGMSLPQPGQVVMVQFKAKDSPASAVELRIARNDVLNGRR; via the coding sequence ATGAAAATGCTGGCAGTGACGGCCGGGCTGTGCCTCGTGTTCGTCTTTGTGTGGGAGCGGGTGGATATGGTGCGCCTGGGCTACCAGGTTGAACGGCTGAAGCACGAGAAGGTGGTGTTGGAGCGCGAGCGTGATGAATTGAAGGTGAAATTCTCAGCGCTGAGTTCGCCCGACCGGATTGCAAAAGTCGCCACGGAAAAATTCGGGATGAGCTTACCTCAGCCTGGCCAGGTTGTGATGGTTCAATTTAAGGCGAAGGACTCGCCTGCATCCGCGGTGGAACTGCGGATTGCCAGGAACGATGTGTTGAACGGGAGGCGATAG
- a CDS encoding AbrB/MazE/SpoVT family DNA-binding domain-containing protein — MKAHIVRIGNSKGIRLPKTLLQEAQLEDEVELQAEPGRILISKSAQPRAGWADAARRMRTQGEDALLDPPTATRFDKEDWKWR; from the coding sequence ATGAAAGCTCATATTGTCCGGATCGGCAACTCAAAGGGAATCCGCCTCCCCAAGACCTTGCTTCAAGAAGCCCAGCTTGAGGATGAAGTCGAGCTCCAAGCGGAACCGGGTCGAATTCTGATCTCCAAGTCGGCGCAACCGAGAGCAGGCTGGGCCGATGCCGCCCGACGCATGCGAACGCAAGGAGAAGACGCCCTCCTCGACCCGCCGACCGCCACACGATTCGATAAGGAAGATTGGAAGTGGCGATAG
- a CDS encoding carbon starvation CstA family protein has translation MKAAVNLLWVLLSVLGAVALAHVVGVINPYEKVNGLWLVVAAACIYVLAYRFYGRWLARQVVELNNQRVTPAVRMNDGVNFHPTNKVVLFGHHFAAIAGAGPLLGPVLAAQFGFLPGFLWLVIGAVLAGAVQDFIILVASMRRNGRSLPEIAHDELGSITGTATAVAVLFIVVVALAGLGFAVVNALYHNAWGTFTIAMTIPIGFIMGFYLQKFRPGAVAEVSVIGVVLLIAAVLFGRVVGQSSFAAWFEFERPTLVWLLAGYGILASVLPGWMLLVPRGYLSTFMKLGVVFLLGFGVILMAPTIEMPRVTVFAAGGGPIIPGTLFPFLFITIACGAVSGFHALVSSGTTPKMIEQESQAVVGYAAMLLESFVGVMALIAASVLIPGDYLAINTTLSAETLSAMGFAPSRIAELSQLVEVDVAGRPGGAVSLAVGMASIFAALPGMAGLMAYWYQFALVFEALFILTTIDTGTRVARYLIQEMAGRVYAPFRRMNWWPGMLLSSAFVVGSWSYLIGTGSISTIWPMFGAANQLLGTLALCIGTTVLIKMWKSPYLWVTAVPMVFVGVVTLAGSYEMFGMFMKKAATLAAGQAFALYLDAALVAVVAVLGLIVLSDSLRQWYGYVILKKPFTSSEVIVMAGGGSVGRVQTAISDGEKDKCFRLPHGGGCC, from the coding sequence ATGAAAGCGGCTGTAAATCTGCTCTGGGTGCTGCTCTCCGTCCTTGGAGCCGTGGCGTTGGCCCACGTGGTCGGTGTCATTAATCCCTACGAAAAGGTGAACGGGCTCTGGCTGGTCGTGGCGGCGGCGTGCATCTATGTGTTGGCCTATCGCTTTTATGGCCGGTGGCTGGCTAGACAAGTTGTTGAGCTGAACAATCAGCGCGTCACGCCGGCTGTGCGGATGAACGATGGGGTGAATTTTCATCCCACTAACAAAGTCGTACTCTTCGGCCATCACTTCGCGGCGATTGCCGGGGCGGGGCCGTTGCTGGGGCCGGTACTCGCGGCGCAGTTCGGGTTTCTCCCCGGCTTTCTCTGGCTGGTGATCGGCGCGGTGCTGGCCGGGGCGGTGCAGGATTTCATCATCCTCGTGGCCTCGATGCGGCGCAACGGCCGCTCGCTCCCGGAGATCGCGCACGATGAGCTCGGGTCCATCACCGGGACGGCGACGGCGGTGGCGGTGCTCTTTATTGTGGTGGTGGCGCTGGCAGGGCTGGGCTTCGCGGTAGTGAACGCGCTCTATCACAATGCCTGGGGCACGTTCACGATTGCGATGACGATTCCCATCGGCTTCATCATGGGGTTTTATCTCCAGAAGTTTCGCCCCGGCGCAGTCGCGGAAGTCTCGGTGATCGGCGTGGTGTTGCTGATCGCGGCGGTGCTGTTCGGACGCGTGGTTGGACAGTCGTCGTTTGCCGCGTGGTTTGAATTCGAACGGCCGACGCTGGTGTGGCTCTTGGCCGGCTATGGTATTCTTGCCTCGGTGTTGCCGGGCTGGATGTTGCTGGTGCCGCGCGGGTATCTCTCGACCTTTATGAAGCTCGGCGTGGTATTTCTCCTCGGTTTTGGCGTGATCCTCATGGCGCCGACGATCGAAATGCCGCGCGTCACGGTCTTCGCCGCTGGCGGCGGGCCGATTATTCCCGGCACGCTCTTCCCGTTTCTCTTCATTACGATTGCCTGCGGGGCGGTGTCGGGCTTTCACGCGCTGGTGTCCTCCGGTACGACGCCGAAGATGATCGAGCAGGAGTCGCAGGCGGTGGTGGGCTATGCGGCGATGCTGTTGGAGAGTTTCGTCGGCGTGATGGCGTTGATTGCGGCGTCGGTGCTGATTCCCGGCGACTATCTGGCGATTAATACGACGTTAAGCGCCGAGACCCTCTCGGCAATGGGGTTCGCTCCGTCGCGCATAGCGGAACTGTCGCAACTGGTCGAAGTCGATGTTGCCGGGCGGCCTGGCGGGGCGGTCTCACTCGCGGTGGGCATGGCGTCGATCTTTGCGGCGCTGCCCGGCATGGCGGGATTGATGGCCTATTGGTATCAGTTTGCCCTGGTGTTCGAAGCGCTGTTCATTCTGACGACGATCGATACGGGGACGCGCGTGGCGCGCTACCTGATTCAGGAAATGGCGGGGCGGGTCTATGCGCCGTTTCGCCGGATGAATTGGTGGCCCGGGATGCTACTGAGCAGTGCCTTCGTGGTCGGGTCCTGGTCGTATTTAATTGGGACAGGAAGTATCTCGACGATCTGGCCGATGTTCGGCGCGGCGAATCAATTGCTGGGGACGCTGGCGCTCTGTATCGGGACGACGGTGCTGATCAAGATGTGGAAGTCGCCCTATCTCTGGGTGACGGCGGTGCCGATGGTGTTCGTCGGTGTGGTGACGCTGGCCGGGTCCTATGAGATGTTCGGGATGTTTATGAAGAAGGCCGCGACGCTGGCGGCGGGGCAGGCGTTCGCGTTGTATCTCGACGCTGCGCTGGTCGCAGTGGTGGCCGTTCTGGGATTGATCGTCTTGAGCGACAGCCTGCGACAGTGGTATGGCTATGTGATCTTGAAGAAGCCGTTCACGAGCAGTGAAGTCATCGTTATGGCCGGTGGCGGATCGGTAGGGCGGGTGCAGACGGCAATTTCTGATGGTGAAAAGGATAAATGTTTCCGGCTGCCGCACGGTGGCGGATGCTGTTAG
- a CDS encoding penicillin-binding protein 2 yields the protein MTGAPSRARRYVLLLVMLCGFAVVLFRLVSLQVLQAAELTAKADRQHQKTVSLEGARGTVVDRHGKVLAMNMEVPSVFGIPTALESPAKTARSLSPVLHVRTDELEKKLRQDRSFVWLARKLDPEQGHRLEHMPMEGIGLVMEGRRFYPKGPLLAHVLGFAGMDGEGLEGIERRYESQLHGEKRVVILQRDAMGRTVFPKGQAEQVPAAGHSLVITVDEVIQYIAEKEVEEAVTKAHAKSGTVIVLDPQTGAVLALAISPRFDPNAVASLTADRWRNRALTDTYEPGSTMKALVAAAALEEKVMKPSTMLYGENGRMTIANTVIHDHEKLGWMTFAQVIQKSSNIGAAKTGMALGDQRLYRYLQAFGFGQKTEIDLPGEVGGMVKHPREWGRRSLASISMGQEIGVTPIQMVSAVAALANGGVLMKPYVVSEVRDAQGKALRQILPQVKRRVVSPETARTVTSILESVVTDGTGAKAAIPGFRVAGKTGTAQKIDPRTGAYSSTLFVGSFVGFVPADNPRLAMIVVIDEPQGESWGGTVAAPVFRRVGEQVLNYLGVSSDEPVKLAMASNRR from the coding sequence GTGACTGGTGCGCCGTCACGGGCCCGACGCTATGTATTGCTGCTGGTGATGCTCTGCGGATTTGCGGTGGTGCTGTTTCGGTTGGTGAGCCTGCAGGTATTGCAGGCTGCTGAGCTCACGGCCAAAGCGGACCGGCAACATCAGAAGACTGTGTCCTTAGAGGGGGCTCGAGGGACCGTTGTGGATCGTCATGGCAAGGTGCTCGCCATGAATATGGAAGTGCCCTCCGTGTTCGGCATCCCCACTGCGCTTGAAAGTCCCGCTAAAACGGCCCGGTCTCTCTCGCCGGTGCTGCATGTTCGAACCGATGAACTGGAAAAGAAGCTGCGGCAGGATCGCAGTTTCGTGTGGCTGGCTAGGAAGCTGGATCCCGAGCAGGGGCACCGTCTCGAGCATATGCCGATGGAGGGAATTGGGCTGGTGATGGAAGGCCGGCGATTCTATCCCAAGGGACCGCTGCTGGCCCATGTGTTGGGATTCGCCGGGATGGACGGGGAGGGGCTTGAGGGAATTGAGCGGCGGTATGAGTCGCAGCTCCATGGCGAGAAGCGAGTCGTGATTCTGCAACGAGACGCCATGGGCCGGACGGTGTTTCCGAAAGGCCAGGCCGAGCAAGTCCCTGCCGCCGGGCATAGTTTGGTCATTACGGTCGACGAAGTCATTCAGTACATCGCTGAGAAGGAAGTGGAGGAGGCAGTCACGAAGGCGCATGCCAAATCGGGTACCGTCATTGTGCTCGACCCTCAGACCGGCGCCGTGCTCGCGCTGGCGATCAGTCCGCGGTTTGATCCGAATGCCGTGGCTTCCCTGACCGCGGATCGCTGGAGAAATCGGGCGTTGACGGATACCTACGAGCCCGGTTCGACGATGAAAGCCCTTGTGGCGGCTGCGGCGCTTGAAGAGAAAGTGATGAAGCCGAGCACGATGCTCTACGGAGAAAATGGGCGGATGACGATTGCGAATACGGTCATCCATGACCACGAAAAGCTTGGCTGGATGACGTTTGCGCAGGTGATTCAGAAGTCGAGCAATATCGGTGCGGCAAAAACCGGGATGGCGCTGGGCGATCAGCGTCTCTACCGGTATCTACAGGCGTTCGGATTCGGACAGAAAACGGAGATCGATCTCCCTGGAGAAGTCGGCGGTATGGTCAAGCATCCCAGAGAGTGGGGGCGCCGGTCATTGGCGTCCATTTCTATGGGACAGGAAATCGGAGTCACGCCGATTCAAATGGTATCCGCCGTGGCGGCCTTGGCGAACGGCGGGGTGTTGATGAAGCCCTATGTCGTGTCTGAAGTCCGCGATGCGCAGGGGAAAGCCCTTCGGCAGATACTTCCGCAAGTGAAGCGCCGGGTGGTGTCTCCCGAAACAGCCCGGACCGTGACGTCGATTCTTGAGAGTGTTGTAACGGATGGGACCGGCGCCAAGGCCGCGATCCCGGGGTTCAGAGTGGCCGGGAAGACGGGTACGGCGCAGAAGATCGATCCGCGTACCGGCGCCTATTCGTCGACATTGTTTGTCGGATCTTTTGTCGGATTTGTTCCTGCGGACAATCCCCGATTGGCGATGATCGTGGTGATCGACGAACCGCAGGGGGAGTCCTGGGGCGGCACCGTGGCCGCGCCCGTCTTTCGACGAGTGGGCGAACAGGTGTTGAACTATCTCGGAGTCTCGTCGGACGAACCGGTCAAGCTGGCGATGGCGTCAAACCGTCGGTAG
- a CDS encoding PilZ domain-containing protein: MASDTPASPPSGRDRREFYRITVTLPIRIQPETDTTEGALIEQSVNISGGGFGVTVATVYQPNDILAVTLRLPDHGLFTSFAEVLRLDPIPFPGGTYRLHARFVRMPSQDREVLIQHILRFQRDHLQEHYSA; this comes from the coding sequence ATGGCCTCAGATACACCGGCTTCGCCGCCGTCAGGAAGAGATCGCCGCGAATTTTATCGAATTACCGTCACCCTGCCCATCCGCATTCAGCCCGAAACGGATACGACGGAGGGTGCCCTCATCGAGCAATCCGTCAACATCAGCGGCGGCGGCTTCGGCGTCACGGTCGCCACGGTCTATCAACCCAACGACATCCTCGCGGTCACGCTTCGCCTGCCCGATCATGGCCTCTTCACATCCTTCGCCGAAGTATTGCGGCTCGATCCCATCCCCTTTCCGGGAGGGACCTATCGCCTCCACGCTCGCTTCGTCAGGATGCCCTCACAGGACCGGGAAGTGTTGATCCAACATATCCTGCGGTTTCAGCGGGACCACCTGCAAGAACACTATTCCGCATAA
- a CDS encoding UDP-N-acetylmuramoyl-L-alanyl-D-glutamate--2,6-diaminopimelate ligase, with the protein MMTFEELAQSLRGQVDVLEQAGDVRVSLTAITDDSRAVQAGSLFVAVKGEQVDGHRYISSALTNGAGAVVIQETIPGIDRPYLRVADSRKALGHLGSRFYGDPSGRLRMIGITGTNGKTTTSYVCKSLLEAIGGRVGLIGTVAYQIGSEIIPASHTTPGALELQQLLKRMVEGGCSAAVMEVSSHALAQDRVSGCEYDVAVFSNLTQDHLDFHKTMENYFQAKLRLFTGLTGTKKPNKRAIVNGDDSSGARIASLCAVPVWTYGIKGKADLRAEQVQLSLNGTTFMAATPAGTFPVESHLVGEHNVYNMLAAIGVALHEGATIDQVRQAVTRVTNVPGRFERVMAGQSFTVVVDYAHTEDALVRLLTAAQALKAGRIITVFGCGGDRDRGKRPKMGRAAVQQSDMVILTSDNPRTENPLAILDEVEVGVREALQQRSHVKYQKVADRREAIATAIRAAQPGDMVLIAGKGHEDYQIIGTKKFHFDDREVARDAIRELTHCA; encoded by the coding sequence ATGATGACCTTCGAAGAATTAGCGCAGTCACTCCGCGGGCAGGTCGATGTCCTCGAGCAGGCAGGGGACGTTCGTGTATCGCTGACCGCGATCACGGATGATTCCAGAGCCGTGCAGGCGGGAAGTCTGTTTGTCGCCGTGAAGGGCGAGCAGGTCGATGGTCACCGGTATATCTCTTCCGCTCTCACGAACGGAGCGGGGGCCGTGGTTATCCAAGAGACGATTCCAGGGATTGACCGCCCGTACCTTCGGGTGGCCGATTCGCGGAAGGCGCTGGGGCATTTGGGCAGCCGGTTCTATGGAGATCCGTCCGGACGGCTGCGGATGATCGGCATCACCGGAACGAATGGGAAAACGACGACATCGTACGTTTGCAAGTCCTTGCTGGAAGCGATTGGTGGACGGGTCGGTTTAATTGGAACGGTCGCCTATCAAATCGGGAGCGAAATTATTCCGGCGTCCCACACCACGCCGGGTGCGTTGGAGCTACAGCAGCTCTTGAAGCGGATGGTCGAGGGCGGATGCTCGGCGGCGGTGATGGAAGTGTCGTCGCATGCGCTGGCGCAGGATCGAGTGAGCGGGTGTGAGTATGACGTGGCCGTGTTTTCGAACCTGACCCAGGATCACCTCGATTTCCATAAGACGATGGAGAACTATTTTCAGGCCAAGCTCCGGCTCTTTACGGGACTGACCGGAACCAAGAAGCCGAACAAGCGGGCCATCGTCAACGGTGATGATTCCAGCGGCGCCCGCATCGCGTCCTTATGCGCGGTTCCGGTGTGGACGTACGGCATCAAGGGAAAGGCCGATCTCCGAGCAGAACAGGTGCAGCTCTCGCTGAACGGCACCACATTTATGGCGGCGACGCCCGCAGGAACTTTTCCGGTCGAAAGCCACCTGGTCGGGGAGCACAACGTCTACAACATGCTCGCCGCTATCGGCGTGGCGTTGCACGAAGGGGCCACGATCGACCAAGTGCGGCAGGCCGTCACCCGCGTCACCAATGTGCCTGGACGGTTCGAGCGGGTCATGGCCGGACAGTCGTTCACCGTTGTGGTGGATTATGCTCATACGGAAGACGCGCTGGTTCGGTTGCTGACGGCAGCGCAGGCACTGAAGGCCGGCCGGATCATCACGGTTTTTGGATGCGGGGGAGATCGCGATCGCGGGAAGCGACCCAAGATGGGGCGCGCTGCCGTCCAGCAGAGCGACATGGTCATTCTCACCTCGGACAACCCGCGCACGGAAAATCCCTTGGCGATTCTCGATGAAGTGGAAGTCGGTGTGCGGGAGGCGCTGCAACAGCGATCGCACGTGAAATATCAGAAAGTGGCTGATCGGCGCGAAGCGATCGCGACGGCCATACGGGCGGCTCAACCCGGCGACATGGTCCTCATCGCGGGGAAGGGGCACGAAGATTATCAGATTATCGGGACCAAGAAATTTCACTTCGATGATCGCGAAGTCGCTCGTGATGCGATCCGTGAGTTAACACATTGTGCCTGA
- a CDS encoding type II toxin-antitoxin system PemK/MazF family toxin gives MAIEHASPARGEVYLIDLDPTRGNEIRKTRPCLIVSPDELNQHLRTVIVAPMTTGGQAYPWRVRCRFRDRSGFVAADQLRTVDSERLVKRLGRVTPGTLTAVLAVLQEMFTP, from the coding sequence GTGGCGATAGAGCACGCATCCCCGGCACGCGGCGAGGTCTATTTGATCGATCTCGATCCGACCCGCGGCAATGAAATCAGAAAAACAAGGCCCTGCCTGATCGTTTCTCCCGATGAATTGAATCAACACCTACGGACAGTGATCGTCGCGCCGATGACCACCGGCGGGCAAGCCTACCCCTGGCGAGTGAGATGCCGCTTTCGTGACCGCTCCGGATTTGTTGCGGCAGACCAGTTGCGCACGGTTGATAGCGAGCGCCTCGTCAAGCGGCTTGGTCGTGTCACTCCCGGAACCCTTACTGCCGTCCTCGCGGTGCTGCAGGAAATGTTCACGCCGTAA